The Bacillus sp. B-jedd sequence ATGAAGTTTTGGCAGAACACCGGCGGGACAATTGTCGGGCTGAAGAGGGAAGGGGAGATCATCATTTCGCCAGGCCCTTATGCGAGTATTGAGGCTGGTGACATCCTGCTCATTATAGGGAACGAAGCGACATATGACCGGGTAATTGATTTTTTGAAAGAATAAAGGGACGGTTCCGTGCCTCCTTCGGGTTTGAAGGAAGCGCTGGAACCGTCCCCTTTGCTTATTCTACCAATCCTTCTTCGATGAGGAAGTCTTTGGCGACTTTCTTTGGTGATTGCTTAAGGCTGTCGACGCGGTAGTTGAGTTCGCGCATTTTTTCGTCTGTGAGCTTTCCTGCGAGCATTTCAAGTGTTTCTTTTAGTTCCGGATGTGCTTTGAGAGTGTCTTCGCGCACTAATGGAACGGCATAATAAGGCGGGAAGAATTGCTTGTCGTCTTCCAATACCTTCAATTTGAATTCTTCAAGGAGGCCATCTGTTGAGAAGGCGTCGATTACATCACTTTCCTTGCTCTTAATGGCCGTATAGCGGAGTCCGCCATCCACCGCGCGGAGGTCGCCGAAGTCCATGTTATACGTTTTGGAGAGCCCTGGCAGCCCGTCGACCCTGTTCGTAAATTCAATCGTCGCACCTACAGTCAGTTCATTGCTGACGGCAGCTAGGTCCGAGAACGTTTCAAGCCCGTATTTGTCGGCTGTATCCTGCCGGACAGCAAGCGTATACGTGTTATTGAAACCAAGCGGCTTCAGCGTTTTAATACCGAATTGTTTTTCGAACTCATCATGGACGGTTTGGAAAACTTCATCCGGATTGTTTGAAACTTCCTTTTTCAAAATAGTGACAAGGCCAGTCCCTGTATATTCAATATACGTATCAACATCGCCTTTTTTCAACGCACTGAATACGACCTGTGTGCCGCCTAGATTCAGCTTGCGCTCAACCTGGATATCTGTTTTGGCTTCAATTAGGTCTGCCGCCATATTGGCGAGAATGACCGATTCCGTAAAGTTTTTGGAGCCAATGGAGATTTTTTCTTTTGCGCCAACCATGTTAAATGCATAAGAAACGCCTATTCCAATGACAAGGATGCCAATCAAGGCAGGAAGGGCGGCTTTTTTTGCAAAGGATGGCTTCGACCTTTTTGATGAAGCGGCCATTTTTGTCGTATAGGATAGCCTTGACTCAAGCCTGCCGACTGCAAAATCAATAAGCAAAGCGAGGATACATGCAGGGATCGCTCCCGCAAGAATCATATTGTTATCAACAGTTGAAACCCCTGAGAAGACCAGGTAGCCAAGCCCGCCCGCTCCGACGAACGCGGCGATGGTCATCAGTCCAACGGCTGTAACAGCTGATATTCTCACACCTGCCATGATGATCGGAAAGGCAAGAGGAAGCTGGATTTTTCGCATGATCTGGCTATTTGTAAGCCCGATTCCGCGAGCCGCCTCAAGAATATCACGATCGATATTCGTCAGCCCGGTATATGTGTTCTTCACAATCGGAAGCAGGGAATACAGAACGACCATGACGATGGCCGGCGTACTGCCGATACCGATAAACGGAATCAGGAAACCAAGCAGCGCCAGGCTTGGAACCGCCTGGACGACGTTTGCAGTCCCGATAACCGGTTTCGAGAAGTTTTGGCTTCTTGAAATGGCAATGCCGAGCGGCACCCCGACGGCGATTGCGATCAGCACGGAAACTACACTCAGATAAATATGCTGGCCAAGCAGGTTGATGATCTGGCCGGTATTATTGGTTACATAATTGACAAAATCATTCATTAAAACGCCACCTCCAGGTCCATTAGCTGGCTGCTTAAGGCAGAAAGGATACTGCTCCTCGTAATCAGCCCCATTAATCGCCCGGTCTCATTTACTACTGGTAAATAGCCAATTCTGTGTTCATTCATTATTTTGAAAACAGTGATCAAATCCATGTCTTCCTGCACGGAATGGATATTCCGCTCCATCACTTCGCCGATGAGCATCGCCCGGTCGGTTACTTTAATGTCCTTCAATGTGACAAGGCCGATAAGCGTTTGGGTATTGTCTGTCACCATCAGGCTGTCTACTTTGTTTTCCTTCATGATTTCAATCGCCTGCAGGACGTTTCGCCGCGGGGAAACCTTTACAGGGTTCGAAATCATAATATCCTCCGCCTTTAAAACTTCTGGATTGTTCCAGACACGCCTCTTGCCAAGGAAGTTCTGGACAAATTCAGATGCCGGATTTTTAAGGATATTTTCAGGCGTATCGTATTGCAGGATTTCCCCATCCTTCAATAGACAGATTTTGTCTGCGATTTTGTACGCTTCATCCATATCATGGGTAACGAAGATAATCGTCTTGTTCAATTCCTTTTGCATATTGAACAATTCTTCCTGAAGGGAACTTCTAGTAACGGGGTCAAGCGCGCTGAAGGGTTCGTCCATTAGGATGATATCGGAGTCTGTTGAAAAGGCGCGTGCAACGCCGACGCGCTGCTGCTGCCCGCCGCTCAATTCCTTCGGGTAGCGGTCAAGGTATTCTTCCGGGTTCAGCCCGACAAGGTTGAGGAGCCGGTCCGTCTTCTCTACTATTGATTCAGGCTTTTCGCCTTTCAGCTTCGGAATCAATTCGAGATTTTCTCGAATCGTCATATGTGGGAACAGGCCGGTACTTTGGATAACGTAACCGATATTCCGGCGTAGTTCAATCGGATCGGTTGAGGAAATGTCTTTCCCGTTAATAAAGATTTTCCCGGATGTTGGCTCAATCAGGCGGTTGACCATTTTTAACAATGTGGTCTTTCCGCAGCCGCTCGGGCCAATAAAAACAACCAGCTGCCCTTCATCAATTTCAAGGTTGAAATTGTGGATGACTGGTTGGCGTTGATACGTTTTCACGATGTTTTCAAACTTGATCATCATAAACCCCCTATTTAATTTAAGAGAAAGAAACAACTTTATAGTAACATATAAGTTGTTTGTTAGGAAAGTATTTTGCAAAATTTCCCGGTTAATAGAGAAGGAACCAGTTGGAGGTTTCAATCTTTCCATGCTAGTTTTCCCGCCTGTTTTTTGTTAATAATAGATAATAGAATACTAGATTTGGGGTTTTTTAAAGATGATGAAGAAACGAAGGAAATCGAGCAGCAGGAAACAGCGCAGAAGGACCGTTCATTTAACGCTCGTCTTTTTTGGAATGCTGGCTGTCTTTTTAATCATTACAGACGAATTTCCGCTGGATAAAAAGCCGGAAATGGTTTTTAAGAGTATACCGTCCGAAAACGTAAAAAAATATACCCCTCTGCTTCATAGGGAGCTAGAGAAAGTCCAGCTTGAAGAATTTACGCCGCTACTTGCCGCGGTGATGCAACAGGAAAGCAAGGGAAAAGGCGGGGATCCGATGCAAGCTTCGGAATCGGCTGGCCTGGCGCCGAATACCATTACAGATCCAGAGCGGAGCATCCAGCAGGGAGTGAAGCATTTCCAGCGCGCCATCCAGTACGGAGAGAAGAAAAATGTCGATCTGCAGACGATTGTCCAAGCATATAATATGGGCCTTGGCTATATCGATTACGTCGCGGATAATGGCGGAGAGCATAAAGAAGAGTTGGCAAAGGAGTTTTCGTCCCTGCAGGTCAAAAAAAATCCCCAGCTTTATAATTGCGGTGGAAATAAAAATAATTTCCGTTATCCGTATTGTTATGGCGATTTTTCATACAGTACCAAAGTTTTCAATAATATCGAACTGTTCGGCAGTGTCCCTGTAAACGGCTCTACAGCGAAGAATGAAAGGTAATAGCACGGGCACACTGCTGCCAGCTGTTTTACCAAAATTGGAATGCAATAGAGATAATGAAGAAATCTAGAAAAATCTCACCTTAGATGAATAAGAATAGCCTCTTCTTGGAAAATTATCAAAAGGGCATGGCGAATAATTAAAGCCAGGCAGCCCGCCAAAAGGGGGAAATTCTCAAGACAGCCATCAGATATTAATGTTGGCTGACGAACAGGAGAGGAAAATGGAAAATCTTCTTATTCCGATTGTGCGCACCGGGGTAAGTTTCATCTTTTTGCTGCTTGTTACACTTGCAATCGGCAAGCATATCAATGCCCATAAAAATCACTATAGTTTTGCTTTATCAGTTACAATAGGATCCTTTATCGCAAACATGGGCTTCCATACAAACATTCCATTCAGGGATATATTTGTTTCTTTTACCGCTTTGATCATTCTTTTCTATGCGTTGCTTTCGATTTCTTCCCGGAGCAGGTCATTAAGATTGTGGTTGTCCGGCAGCCCGACTGTATTAATTGAAAATGGCAAAATACTTGATGAAAATATGAAGAAAATGAAAATCTCAATTGATGATTTGAATCAGCTATTGCGCGAAAAGGGCATCTTTAACATTGAAGAAGTCGAATATGCCTTGCTGGAAGTGAGCGGTACATTATCATTCATTCTTAAAATGCCATACCAGCCCGCAACCAAACAAGATTTAGGCATTTCATCATCATCCCAGCATTTGCCCGTGGAACTGATTATGGATGGGAAAATAATCGCTAAAAATGCAACAGGTCTTTATAACCCGGAATGGATTACGGAGGAATGCAAACGAAGGAATTTACGGTTGGAGGATATTTATTATGCTGTCATTAACACGAATGGACAGTTGTTTTTTGACAAATTCGAAGACAGGCTTTCAAATCCGACAGATGTAGAATAAAGGTTTTGTGATCCTTGATTGTTGATTTCCACTCCGGGGACATGCTTTCCGCGGGGCGAAGCCACTACCTGAATTTGCTTCGTGCAGCTTTGCGACGAGCTGAAGGTTCGCTTCCCCGAATAGTCTGTGGCGCAGGAGCATTTTTTATGGAGCCTCCTCGGCGTCATAGACGCCTGTTTGTCCAGCTGCAGCGCCTAGCCCCTCGAGGTCGCTTCGGTCCCGAATGTGAAGTCAAAGAACGACTTCCCCTTCTGGCCCTCCAGCGCTTGTCGGGGCTGACCAAGGCGCTTCCGCTTTTCGAGGGGGTCTCCACGTGCCGCTTCATCCCGCAGGACATTGAATTGGCTTCTTCGAATTTGCCCTCGCACGAGAAAACGTGTAGCGTATTCTAGGAGTCAGTCCCCTCCGTTCCAATCATCTTTTTGAAAATCAACACTCACCTTTAACTGAACCAGAATAAAAAGGTGGGGAATTTTGCCGGCTGCAGCTTACATAACGCTGCGGCTGGCTTTTTTATTGTGGAAAAATTAACTTTGCAGCTGATTTAGTTATTGACTCCCAGCCATGGAAAATATATGATATATACATGTAGTGCATTACTACACTAATGCACTATGCAAGAGGAGGCGATTCCTATTTTAAACGCGGATAGCATGAAGCCTATTTACGTGCAAATTGCAGAATGGATTGAATCCGAAATTATCAGCGGAAATCTTCCCGAAGATGAGAAGGTTTATTCCCAGTACCAGCTAGCTGATATGTACACGATCAATCCCGCAACTGCCGCGAAAGGGCTGAATTTACTAGCAGATGAAAACATTTTATACAAAAAGCGGGGGCTGGGAATGTTTGTTGCTACGGGAGCACGAGATGCAATTATAGAAAAGAGAAAGAGTGAAACCTTAAAGGGACTTGTTCGGGAATTGCTGATTGAAGCAAGCCGTTTGAATATCAGCAAAACAGAATTGATTGGCATGATTGAAACAGCTGAGATGAAGGAGGGCGGAAAATGAAAACAGTCGAATTCAATAAAGTATCGAAAACGTATTTTGGCAAAAAAGCCTTGAACGAGCTCAGTTTTTCAATCGAGGAAAACACCATCACCGGGCTGGTAGGAAGGAATGGAGCCGGTAAAACGACTCTGTTGAGATTAACGGCCGGGTTCCTGAAGCCATCTTCGGGTGAGGTCAAGGTCTTCTCGGAATTTCCCTTTGAAAATCTGGACGTTTCGATGAATTCCATCTTTATTGATGATGGGATGGTTTTTCCTCCGGCATTGTCTCTTGGGGAAATTCTCGAGGAAGCGGGAAGGTTTTACCCCAATTGGAACGGAAGGCTGGCAAACCGGTTGCTTGACTACTTTTCAATAGACCCGAAGAATTACCACAACCGACTATCCAAAGGGAAAACGAGTATTTTCAATGCGATTGTCGGGATTGCCTCCCGCTGCCCGCTGACAATGTTTGATGAGCCGACTACCGGAATGGATGAAGCGGCGAGGAAAGATTTTTACCGCGCGCTCCTAAAAGACTACATTGACCACCCCCGGACCATCATTTTATCAAGCCACCATCTTGAAGAAATCGAGGATTTGCTTGAGAATATTCTTCTTATTCAGGATGGGAGATGCTATCTGCATCTGCCAATGCCTGAATTCAGCAGCTGGGCGATTACGGTCCAGGGAAGCGGTGAGGGGATAAGAAACGTGCTCGCAGGGTTGGAAATCATCCATGAAAGGACGCTTGGCAAAAACGCATTTCAGACGGTTGTACGAAATAATTTAACAGTAGAAGAGGTTGAAGAACTCCGCAAAGCGGGTGCGGAAATCATGCCTGTAAGTTCGAGCGACCTGTTTGTTTATCTGACGACAGCCGAGAAAGGGGGAATCGACAGTGTCTTTAACGAAAACGAGTCTCGCTGAGATAGTGAAAAAACAGTATTTTCATAAATTAAGAGCCAATATTGACGCGTTCAGTGCGCTTGTTGGCATCCAGGTTCTTGCGGTCCTGTTTTCACTTTTAGGGGTAAGTTCTAGCGGGACGAGCGGGAATGGACTGTGGATCAATGTAAAGTATTATTCTGCTGATGGAGTTATTATTTTTACATTGTTTTGGGCATTCGTCACAGCGATCACAGTGAATACAAAGCAAAACCGCTACCATGATTTTACCTTTGTCACAAGCCGGGTCAGCAGCGGAATTTCCAATATCCTCTTCCTCGCGACAGCGGGTTTGCTTGGGAGCATTACCGCGTTATTGGCAGGGAACTTGATCAAGGCTGTCCTGTTTCTGTCCACAAACCAATCTGTATACTCAACTCGAAGCGGACCTGAAGATGCACTTACGGGTATCGCCGTCATGTTCTTTTATCTTCTTCTCGTCAGTTCGATTGGTTACTTTATCAGCTCGCTGACGGCATTTAGCAAGGTGTTTATACTTCTGATTCCAGTGCTGATTGTCGGAATGATCATGCTCGGAGAAGCCATGAATAATCAATTTTTCTTAAATACACTCGAGTATTATGTGGAAGAAAGAAATATTTTGCTATTTTCGGTAAAAGCGTTAATCACCGCGTGCGCATTCTACACAGCTGGGATAGCGGTATTGCAGCGTATGGAGGTGAGG is a genomic window containing:
- a CDS encoding ABC transporter permease/substrate-binding protein, with protein sequence MNDFVNYVTNNTGQIINLLGQHIYLSVVSVLIAIAVGVPLGIAISRSQNFSKPVIGTANVVQAVPSLALLGFLIPFIGIGSTPAIVMVVLYSLLPIVKNTYTGLTNIDRDILEAARGIGLTNSQIMRKIQLPLAFPIIMAGVRISAVTAVGLMTIAAFVGAGGLGYLVFSGVSTVDNNMILAGAIPACILALLIDFAVGRLESRLSYTTKMAASSKRSKPSFAKKAALPALIGILVIGIGVSYAFNMVGAKEKISIGSKNFTESVILANMAADLIEAKTDIQVERKLNLGGTQVVFSALKKGDVDTYIEYTGTGLVTILKKEVSNNPDEVFQTVHDEFEKQFGIKTLKPLGFNNTYTLAVRQDTADKYGLETFSDLAAVSNELTVGATIEFTNRVDGLPGLSKTYNMDFGDLRAVDGGLRYTAIKSKESDVIDAFSTDGLLEEFKLKVLEDDKQFFPPYYAVPLVREDTLKAHPELKETLEMLAGKLTDEKMRELNYRVDSLKQSPKKVAKDFLIEEGLVE
- a CDS encoding ABC transporter ATP-binding protein, whose product is MIKFENIVKTYQRQPVIHNFNLEIDEGQLVVFIGPSGCGKTTLLKMVNRLIEPTSGKIFINGKDISSTDPIELRRNIGYVIQSTGLFPHMTIRENLELIPKLKGEKPESIVEKTDRLLNLVGLNPEEYLDRYPKELSGGQQQRVGVARAFSTDSDIILMDEPFSALDPVTRSSLQEELFNMQKELNKTIIFVTHDMDEAYKIADKICLLKDGEILQYDTPENILKNPASEFVQNFLGKRRVWNNPEVLKAEDIMISNPVKVSPRRNVLQAIEIMKENKVDSLMVTDNTQTLIGLVTLKDIKVTDRAMLIGEVMERNIHSVQEDMDLITVFKIMNEHRIGYLPVVNETGRLMGLITRSSILSALSSQLMDLEVAF
- a CDS encoding lysozyme family protein, which codes for MMKKRRKSSSRKQRRRTVHLTLVFFGMLAVFLIITDEFPLDKKPEMVFKSIPSENVKKYTPLLHRELEKVQLEEFTPLLAAVMQQESKGKGGDPMQASESAGLAPNTITDPERSIQQGVKHFQRAIQYGEKKNVDLQTIVQAYNMGLGYIDYVADNGGEHKEELAKEFSSLQVKKNPQLYNCGGNKNNFRYPYCYGDFSYSTKVFNNIELFGSVPVNGSTAKNER
- a CDS encoding DUF421 domain-containing protein, yielding MENLLIPIVRTGVSFIFLLLVTLAIGKHINAHKNHYSFALSVTIGSFIANMGFHTNIPFRDIFVSFTALIILFYALLSISSRSRSLRLWLSGSPTVLIENGKILDENMKKMKISIDDLNQLLREKGIFNIEEVEYALLEVSGTLSFILKMPYQPATKQDLGISSSSQHLPVELIMDGKIIAKNATGLYNPEWITEECKRRNLRLEDIYYAVINTNGQLFFDKFEDRLSNPTDVE
- a CDS encoding GntR family transcriptional regulator translates to MKPIYVQIAEWIESEIISGNLPEDEKVYSQYQLADMYTINPATAAKGLNLLADENILYKKRGLGMFVATGARDAIIEKRKSETLKGLVRELLIEASRLNISKTELIGMIETAEMKEGGK
- a CDS encoding ATP-binding cassette domain-containing protein, encoding MKTVEFNKVSKTYFGKKALNELSFSIEENTITGLVGRNGAGKTTLLRLTAGFLKPSSGEVKVFSEFPFENLDVSMNSIFIDDGMVFPPALSLGEILEEAGRFYPNWNGRLANRLLDYFSIDPKNYHNRLSKGKTSIFNAIVGIASRCPLTMFDEPTTGMDEAARKDFYRALLKDYIDHPRTIILSSHHLEEIEDLLENILLIQDGRCYLHLPMPEFSSWAITVQGSGEGIRNVLAGLEIIHERTLGKNAFQTVVRNNLTVEEVEELRKAGAEIMPVSSSDLFVYLTTAEKGGIDSVFNENESR